DNA from Streptomyces sp. NBC_01260:
TTCGGTAAACGATGCAGGTCAGGCAACTATTGACAGAATGCGCCCACCGGCCGGTAGGTTCGGCCGAGTCCACCACAGGACGTCCGACCGGTTAAACCTCCACGCAGTCGTCGAACGCCGCTGGGTCATGGGGTGGTGTGCCGCACCGGCGCACCACCGCTGACAGCCAGGTTCAGCGCCCGCGCCTCGGGGGCGAGGGAAGGTTTCAGCCGGACGGAGGGTGCGACCCGGGTGGGGCCCGGACGTTCAGTAGACAACGGCTCTAGGTCGACCCGCAGCCGGCGGGTCCCAGGTCGGCCCGAAGGACGCCGGGCCCCGATCCGCAGTTCTGTCCGTACTTCCGCTCTTCTGTCCGCCGTCGCGCCCCGAGCCGTCCCGACCGGGTCGGTCTGCGGCCCCGTCGCGCTGGATATGGTGTGCATCTGCGTACGGACTTAAGGGGCAGTAAGTGAACGACGGCGGTCAGAGGCGATACGGCCCGCTCGGCAGAACCTTGGTGATCATTCCGACCTACAACGAGGCCGAGAACATCAAGCCGATCGTCAGCCGGGTGCGCGCCGCCGTACCGGAGGCCGACATCCTGGTCGCCGACGACAACAGCCCCGACGGCACCGGCAAGCTGGCCGACGAGCTGGCCTCCGCCGACGACCGGGTCCATGTGCTGCACCGGCAGGGCAAGGAAGGGCTCGGCGCGGCCTATCTCGCCGGCTTCCGCTGGGGGATGGACCACGACTACGGCGTGCTCGTCGAGATGGACGCGGACGGCTCCCACCAGCCCGAGGAGCTGCCCCGGCTGCTCACCGCCCTCAAGGGCGCCGACCTGGTGCTGGGCTCCCGCTGGGTCCCGGGCGGGCGCGTGGTCAACTGGCCCAAGTCCCGCGAGATGATCTCCCGCGGCGGCAGCACCTACTCGCGGCTGATGCTCGGACTCCGGACGAGAGACGTCACCGGCGGATACCGGGCGTTCCGCACGGAGACCCTGCAGGGGATCGGCCTGGAGGAGGTCGCCTCGCAGGGCTACTGCTTCCAGGTGGACCTGGCGCGCCGCGCGATCGAGGCCGGCTACCACGTCGTGGAGGTCCCGATCACGTTCGTGGACCGGGAGATCGGTGACTCCAAGATGAGCCGGGACATCCTCGTCGAGGCGCTCTGGCGGGTGACCGCCTGGGGTGTCACCACCCGTACGAACCGGGCGCTCGGACGCCGGACGCCCTGAAGCCTCCGGCCAGGTGATCCTCACCCCCTTACGGCGCCCGGACCCGTGGCCAGGCACACTGGGGGCATGACGACCGGCACACCGCCCCCGACCGCCCGTCGGCGCTCGCGCGCCCGGACCCTCGTACCTCTCGCCATGGCCGCCTGGGCGGTGCTGGAGATCTGGCTGCTCATCGTGGTGGCGGACGTGGCGGGCGCTTTCACCGTCCTGCTGCTCCTGGCCGCGGGTGTCGTGCTCGGAGCCGTGGTGATGAAGGCGGCCGGCCGCCGCGCCTTCCGCAATCTCACCGAGACGCTCCAGCAGATGCCGGGACAGCCGGGCGCCGACGGCTCCTCGCCCGCTCCTGCGAGCAGCAGGGGCAACGGCTTCCTGATGCTCGGCGGGCTGCTGATCATGATTCCGGGGATGATCTCGGACGTCGCCGGACTGCTGCTCCTGGTGCCGCCGGTCCGGTCGGCGCTCAGCAGGTACGCGGAGCGCTCGCTGGAACGCCGAATGCGCGTGGCGGCCCCCGGTGGCCTCTCGGACGCCTTCCAGCAGGCCCGTATGCACAGGCCCGACGGAAAGGTCGTCCAGGGCGAGGTAATCCGCGACGACCCCTCCCACCCCGACGAGAACCCCCGCCCGCCCCTGACGCCGTAGCCCGAACGCGGCCCCGCCCCGCCGAGTCGAGTCCGTCCGCGATTGAGGACACCTCGGACGTCGGTCCGGGGGAGGCCTCTCGTGCACCTGCCCCCCGACGCAGCCGGCCGTCAAGGCCCACGCACAGAGCCGCGGGCCTCGACACACAGTGTGTCGAGGCCCGCGGCTCTGTCTCAGGGCTGTGCTACGCGGTCAGGCAGACTTCCTGCTGTCCCGCGGATGCACGGCAATATTCATGGCTCCGGAGCGCAGAACCGCCAGCCTCTCGGCCAGCACCTCCTCCAGCTCCTCGCGTGTGCGCCGCTCCATGAGCATGTCCCAGTGCGTACGCGCAGGCTTGCCCTTCTTCTCCTCGGGGCCATCCCCGTCCACCAGGAGTGCCTGGGCGCCACACGCCTTGCACTCCCACTCCGGCGGAATTTCCGCCTCTACCGAGAACGGCATCTCAAATCGATGTCCGTTCTGGCATGCGTACTCCACCGCCTG
Protein-coding regions in this window:
- a CDS encoding polyprenol monophosphomannose synthase; amino-acid sequence: MNDGGQRRYGPLGRTLVIIPTYNEAENIKPIVSRVRAAVPEADILVADDNSPDGTGKLADELASADDRVHVLHRQGKEGLGAAYLAGFRWGMDHDYGVLVEMDADGSHQPEELPRLLTALKGADLVLGSRWVPGGRVVNWPKSREMISRGGSTYSRLMLGLRTRDVTGGYRAFRTETLQGIGLEEVASQGYCFQVDLARRAIEAGYHVVEVPITFVDREIGDSKMSRDILVEALWRVTAWGVTTRTNRALGRRTP
- the fxsA gene encoding FxsA family membrane protein, giving the protein MTTGTPPPTARRRSRARTLVPLAMAAWAVLEIWLLIVVADVAGAFTVLLLLAAGVVLGAVVMKAAGRRAFRNLTETLQQMPGQPGADGSSPAPASSRGNGFLMLGGLLIMIPGMISDVAGLLLLVPPVRSALSRYAERSLERRMRVAAPGGLSDAFQQARMHRPDGKVVQGEVIRDDPSHPDENPRPPLTP
- a CDS encoding RNA polymerase-binding protein RbpA, which produces MSERALRGTRLVVTSYETDRGIDLAPRQAVEYACQNGHRFEMPFSVEAEIPPEWECKACGAQALLVDGDGPEEKKGKPARTHWDMLMERRTREELEEVLAERLAVLRSGAMNIAVHPRDSRKSA